Below is a genomic region from Gemmatimonadales bacterium.
GACGACTTGCCGACCCTCCTCTGGGAGCACGAGTTCGAGTTCATCGAGTATCGCTTCATCGATTTCTTCACCGGCGAGGGCGGTGGCACGGCGATGCCTCAGGCCATCGGCCAGTCGGCGGCTCAGGGTATGACTCCCTCCGACCGAAAGGCACGAGTCGCCGAGGAGGCCCCCGCAAGGGCCAAGAGCCTGATCGAGATCGACGACGTCGACTCCACACTCTACTTCCTGGATGAAGCGGAAATCAGCTACCTGGCTCGGGAGCTGGAGGAGGAATATCAGCGAGACGTCCGAGGCAGCGCGTTCAACATCCTGTTCGACCTGTTCGAGATCAATGCGGATCTGAATGTCCGTCAGGAGATCCTCCGAGCTCTCGAGCGCCTGTTCCCTAATCTTCTGAACGCCCGCGACTATCGCAGCGCTGCTGCGGTGCTCCGGGAATCCAAGCTGCTCCGGGACAAGGCGGTGCAGCTGCAGCCGGAGCTCACCGAGCGGCTCGAGGTCTTTGTCACCAAGCTGAGCGAGCCGGCCATCGTGGGACAGCTGCTGCAGTCCCTCGACGAGGCGAGCCATCTCGGCGTGGATACCCATGCCGCCGAGGTGCTGCGCGAGCTTCGGGCGACTGCCCTGGAGCCCTTGGTAGGCTGGTTGCCGAATCTCACCTCCGACCCGCTGCGCAAAATGCTGGAGGAGGTGGTCGATCGGTTGGCGCACAGCTATCCGGCCGAGGTCCAGCGAATCCTCAAAGAGCCGGAGTCACCGGCGTTGCTCGGAATGGTCACCCTGTGTGGCCGGCTGGGTCTGCATCAGGCTGTTCAGGGGCTGGCAGAGACCATCAATCATCCTGATCCTGCTATCCGCC
It encodes:
- a CDS encoding HEAT repeat domain-containing protein, which gives rise to DDLPTLLWEHEFEFIEYRFIDFFTGEGGGTAMPQAIGQSAAQGMTPSDRKARVAEEAPARAKSLIEIDDVDSTLYFLDEAEISYLARELEEEYQRDVRGSAFNILFDLFEINADLNVRQEILRALERLFPNLLNARDYRSAAAVLRESKLLRDKAVQLQPELTERLEVFVTKLSEPAIVGQLLQSLDEASHLGVDTHAAEVLRELRATALEPLVGWLPNLTSDPLRKMLEEVVDRLAHSYPAEVQRILKEPESPALLGMVTLCGRLGLHQAVQGLAETINHPDPAIRLAVVQTLGLLGTPGAMSVVDKAIEDKDRNVRLAAVRAAGSRGYKGALRRIEALVLGKAIKDMDLTEKMAFFEAYGSIAGANALKPLSALLLERGLLRMKEPPETRACAAIALGRLKTAEAREVLQRAQDDKELVVRNAVNRALREAKK